A single genomic interval of Blattabacterium sp. (Nauphoeta cinerea) harbors:
- the mnmA gene encoding tRNA 2-thiouridine(34) synthase MnmA yields the protein MQKVIVGLSGGVDSSVAALILKKKGYKVIGLFMHNWEEEDSNNKCTWKEDSIDAMLVAKQLGIPFQIIEMKNEYKKYVINYMFNEYRLGKTPNPDILCNREIKFNIFLKKCLDLGADFIATGHYVNKKKLKNKKTIYRLLIGKDFNKDQSYFLCQLTQYQLEKSLFPLGLLTKNQVRKIAEKYKLRSAYKKESQGLCFVGKVNFPNFLKKRIIPKKGEIICINSNASLYKEKNFFFSKEEEFIFFIKKKKYKKSDGKIIGYHQGAYYFTKGQRKGIALGGYEEPLFVIDTDVKENIVYIGMGKQHPGLYRKSLFLQEENIHWIRKDLTLLEGEKMDVFCRIRYRQPLQKSKLYKIKKGMFIEFNRMQCAITEGQFAVWYLGKELIGSGVISIILYFIF from the coding sequence TTAAAAAGAAAGGTTATAAAGTTATTGGTTTATTTATGCATAATTGGGAAGAGGAAGATTCTAATAATAAATGTACTTGGAAAGAAGATAGCATTGACGCTATGTTAGTTGCTAAACAATTAGGGATTCCTTTTCAAATAATTGAAATGAAAAATGAATATAAAAAATACGTTATAAATTACATGTTCAATGAATATAGATTAGGAAAAACTCCTAATCCAGATATTTTGTGTAATCGAGAAATAAAATTTAACATTTTTTTGAAAAAATGCCTTGATTTAGGGGCTGATTTTATTGCCACAGGACATTATGTAAATAAAAAAAAATTGAAAAATAAGAAAACAATTTATCGTCTTTTAATTGGAAAAGATTTTAATAAAGATCAATCATATTTTTTATGTCAATTAACACAATATCAATTGGAAAAATCCCTATTTCCATTAGGGTTATTAACTAAAAATCAAGTAAGGAAAATAGCAGAAAAATATAAATTACGGAGCGCTTACAAAAAAGAATCTCAAGGTTTATGTTTTGTAGGAAAAGTGAATTTTCCCAATTTTCTTAAAAAAAGAATTATTCCCAAAAAAGGAGAAATAATCTGTATTAATTCTAATGCTTCATTATATAAAGAAAAAAATTTTTTTTTTTCTAAAGAAGAAGAATTTATTTTTTTTATTAAAAAAAAAAAATACAAAAAATCTGATGGAAAAATAATTGGATATCATCAAGGAGCTTATTATTTTACTAAAGGACAACGTAAAGGAATAGCATTAGGAGGTTATGAGGAGCCTCTTTTTGTTATAGATACTGATGTAAAAGAAAATATTGTTTATATAGGAATGGGTAAACAACATCCAGGATTATATAGAAAATCTTTGTTTCTTCAGGAAGAAAATATTCATTGGATACGGAAAGATCTAACTCTTTTAGAAGGAGAAAAAATGGATGTATTTTGTAGAATTCGTTATAGACAACCATTACAAAAATCCAAATTATATAAAATAAAAAAAGGAATGTTTATTGAGTTTAATAGAATGCAATGTGCTATAACGGAAGGACAATTTGCTGTATGGTATCTTGGAAAAGAGTTAATAGGGTCAGGGGTTATTTCTATTATTTTATATTTTATTTTTTAA